Proteins co-encoded in one Syntrophales bacterium genomic window:
- a CDS encoding DUF429 domain-containing protein, which yields MGLIAGIDGCRSGWFCLTEDMASGEIDARIISNIEEILGWQPSPEVVTVDVPIGIPDVGYRVCDIEARKRLGYPRASSVFLTPVRAVLLAGSYGEACEINRKRTGKMLSKQTWNIIPKIREMDGFVRGYDVEQTWIREIHPEVSFWAWNGGRAMKFSKRVAQGQQEREHLIRTFYGVRFDHVKEQLGAKGFKCDDLLDAFAALWSARRIVNGKAIILPEYPPVDPMGLRMEIVV from the coding sequence ATGGGTTTAATTGCAGGTATTGATGGTTGTCGTTCTGGATGGTTCTGTCTTACCGAAGATATGGCTTCTGGGGAAATTGATGCACGCATCATTTCTAATATTGAGGAGATTTTAGGCTGGCAGCCTTCTCCGGAAGTCGTTACTGTAGACGTGCCCATCGGGATTCCAGATGTGGGTTATCGCGTTTGCGATATAGAAGCTCGTAAGCGTTTGGGATACCCACGGGCGAGTTCTGTCTTTCTAACCCCTGTGAGGGCAGTGCTTCTGGCCGGATCATATGGGGAGGCTTGTGAAATAAATAGAAAACGCACTGGTAAAATGTTGAGCAAACAAACGTGGAACATAATTCCAAAAATACGCGAGATGGATGGCTTTGTCCGGGGTTATGACGTGGAACAGACATGGATACGAGAAATTCATCCTGAGGTTAGCTTCTGGGCATGGAATGGTGGCAGGGCGATGAAGTTCAGCAAACGGGTAGCTCAGGGACAACAGGAGAGGGAACACCTTATAAGAACGTTTTACGGTGTTCGCTTTGATCATGTGAAAGAACAATTAGGTGCAAAAGGGTTTAAGTGCGATGATTTGCTTGACGCTTTTGCTGCCCTTTGGAGTGCGAGGAGAATCGTAAACGGTAAAGCAATAATTTTGCCAGAATATCCACCAGTGGATCCAATGGGGCTCCGAATGGAGATAGTGGTATGA
- a CDS encoding OFA family MFS transporter, which yields MNDSKLLGMPAESGRWLLVLLGFAINLCLGSIYAYSVFRKPVQQLLNATATEAGLPFMVFLAMFAVMMFFGGQLMAKLGPRNLGILGGVIVGVGWMLASQSTSIAMLTIAYGVIGGGGVGLAYGAPLAVVGRWFPDKRGLALGLTLAGFGGSPFISANVAAYLIKTIGPMQTFFVMGAAFLVILVICFLPFRYPVEGWAPAGWKPVTSGQSTAGQEFTMGEMVKTGAFYGLFICYTIGCLAGLMAIGISSPVGQEIIKINAATAATLVGVFAIFNGVGRPLFGYLTDKLSPRTTAIISFVIILVCSLAMLTAGEGTLWTYVLSFMGFWLVLGGWLAIAPTTTTTYFGVKNYARNYGLVFFAYGLGAILGGIISGQAKDVLGSYLYAFYATAVLALFGMLTAFALLKKPEK from the coding sequence ATGAATGATTCAAAATTATTGGGAATGCCAGCAGAATCAGGCCGTTGGTTGTTGGTTCTACTGGGATTTGCGATCAACCTATGTCTCGGCAGCATCTATGCGTACAGCGTGTTCCGTAAGCCTGTCCAGCAGTTGCTTAATGCTACAGCGACGGAAGCGGGATTGCCATTCATGGTATTTCTAGCCATGTTTGCTGTAATGATGTTCTTCGGTGGTCAGTTAATGGCCAAACTCGGTCCCCGTAATCTGGGCATTTTAGGAGGCGTAATTGTAGGGGTGGGATGGATGTTAGCCAGCCAATCCACAAGTATTGCGATGCTAACCATTGCCTATGGTGTTATTGGAGGTGGAGGTGTTGGTCTTGCCTATGGTGCACCTTTAGCAGTTGTGGGGCGCTGGTTCCCCGACAAAAGAGGATTGGCTCTCGGGTTAACACTGGCAGGTTTTGGTGGGTCTCCTTTCATCTCCGCCAATGTTGCCGCTTATCTGATAAAAACTATTGGACCCATGCAAACTTTCTTTGTTATGGGTGCTGCATTCCTCGTCATTCTAGTGATCTGCTTCCTACCTTTCCGCTACCCAGTGGAAGGATGGGCACCGGCAGGTTGGAAACCTGTCACGTCTGGCCAAAGCACAGCTGGTCAGGAATTTACAATGGGTGAAATGGTAAAGACAGGGGCCTTTTATGGACTTTTCATTTGCTACACCATTGGTTGTCTGGCTGGTCTCATGGCAATTGGTATTTCCAGCCCAGTTGGTCAGGAAATCATTAAGATCAATGCAGCAACAGCAGCAACCCTAGTTGGTGTATTCGCTATTTTCAATGGTGTGGGACGTCCACTATTCGGGTACTTAACCGATAAGCTCTCACCAAGAACTACCGCCATAATATCCTTTGTGATTATTCTCGTTTGCTCACTGGCAATGTTAACCGCCGGAGAAGGCACATTATGGACATACGTTCTGAGTTTTATGGGTTTCTGGCTCGTCCTTGGCGGCTGGCTTGCAATAGCACCCACAACAACAACCACCTACTTTGGTGTTAAAAACTACGCACGCAACTATGGACTTGTCTTCTTTGCATACGGACTGGGAGCTATCTTGGGAGGTATAATCTCAGGCCAAGCAAAGGATGTACTTGGTTCCTATCTGTATGCTTTCTACGCTACAGCCGTTCTTGCGCTGTTCGGTATGCTCACAGCCTTCGCGCTACTTAAAAAACCAGAAAAATAA
- a CDS encoding cache domain-containing protein, producing the protein MKRRFLAVLLVGFFLVGLAWASSKGTAKEAEELVKKAVALYKSVGQEKAFAEFNDPKGKFVDRDLYIYALNMSGTVLAHGANKALIGKDLYNLKDSAGKQFLKEIIDVAKSKGKGWVEYKWTNPVSKKVEDKVAYFEKVGDVILVCGYYK; encoded by the coding sequence ATGAAAAGGAGGTTTTTAGCGGTTTTGTTGGTTGGTTTTTTTCTAGTAGGTTTGGCGTGGGCTTCTTCTAAAGGTACGGCAAAAGAAGCTGAGGAACTGGTTAAGAAAGCGGTGGCACTGTACAAGTCTGTGGGCCAGGAAAAAGCCTTTGCCGAGTTTAACGATCCTAAGGGGAAGTTTGTGGATCGTGATCTTTACATCTACGCATTGAACATGAGTGGAACGGTTTTAGCTCACGGGGCGAACAAGGCGCTTATCGGGAAGGACCTATATAATCTGAAGGACTCTGCGGGCAAGCAGTTTCTGAAGGAAATTATCGATGTTGCCAAATCTAAAGGGAAAGGTTGGGTTGAGTACAAGTGGACCAACCCTGTGAGCAAAAAGGTAGAGGATAAAGTGGCCTATTTTGAGAAGGTGGGAGACGTTATTCTCGTGTGTGGTTACTACAAGTGA
- a CDS encoding methyl-accepting chemotaxis protein produces MIGRLFGNLKMWQKLLLAPLLVTLFMIGLSIWVYLGLNNQKIAVDDIYNSRFKAYQNISRIANDIANVHSNVYRVLSWANSNYEKGKIDALAKEQIVAIERNIKELQSILRSQNVNAEEKKLLQEAIGTLLEYQKPAVGVLDVASADVHASTMFMGVADEAYLKLNKHLEQLMSLEEKLSREKFEFSVKNSNTTMQIFIVVFALALVMSISLSIFVSRAVVAPIYRTIEVVQKVAEGDLTREIDLNSRDELGELARAVNTMRLKMGDAVGRSLSISKDLSESASHQASSLEETSAAMDQMASMIKQTADHTAEANSLMNAAKDAIQKANGSMNDLEQSMKVIASSSEKTQSIVKSIDEIAFQTNLLALNAAVEAARAGEAGAGFAVVADEVRNLAMRATESAKNTSGLIEDIVRKVKEGEKLVQLTSNAFTHVTDTSNKVMELISEIATASKEQSEGINQINRALADLNQVTQQNATNAQELAHIMSMFSTEDNKRQLKERPAFIAFKEAAVKKESAEKLIPLTT; encoded by the coding sequence ATGATAGGACGACTGTTTGGAAATCTGAAAATGTGGCAAAAATTGTTGTTGGCCCCTCTTCTGGTCACGTTGTTTATGATTGGTTTGTCGATCTGGGTGTATCTTGGTTTAAACAACCAGAAGATAGCTGTGGATGATATATACAACAGTCGGTTTAAAGCTTACCAGAACATATCTCGCATTGCCAACGATATAGCGAATGTTCACTCTAACGTCTACAGGGTTTTAAGCTGGGCCAACTCCAATTATGAAAAGGGAAAGATAGATGCCCTTGCAAAGGAACAGATTGTGGCAATTGAAAGGAACATAAAGGAATTGCAAAGCATTCTGAGATCGCAGAATGTAAATGCCGAGGAGAAAAAACTTCTGCAGGAAGCTATTGGGACACTTCTGGAGTATCAGAAACCGGCTGTTGGTGTGTTGGATGTAGCATCGGCAGATGTTCACGCATCTACAATGTTCATGGGGGTTGCCGACGAGGCGTATTTGAAACTAAACAAGCATCTCGAACAACTCATGTCTCTTGAGGAGAAGCTGAGCAGAGAGAAGTTCGAGTTTTCTGTGAAGAATTCCAACACAACAATGCAGATTTTCATTGTGGTTTTTGCATTAGCGTTGGTTATGTCCATATCTCTTAGTATCTTTGTCAGCCGTGCCGTAGTGGCGCCTATATACAGAACCATAGAGGTTGTGCAGAAAGTGGCCGAAGGCGATTTGACAAGGGAAATAGATTTGAATTCACGTGATGAATTGGGAGAGCTGGCTCGAGCAGTAAATACCATGAGATTGAAGATGGGTGATGCTGTTGGTCGGTCCCTTTCTATATCAAAGGATCTTTCAGAGTCTGCCTCTCATCAGGCATCATCCCTTGAGGAAACTTCTGCTGCGATGGATCAAATGGCTTCGATGATAAAGCAAACTGCAGATCATACCGCAGAAGCAAACAGTTTGATGAATGCTGCGAAGGATGCCATCCAGAAGGCAAATGGTTCCATGAATGACCTCGAGCAATCTATGAAGGTGATAGCCTCGTCGAGTGAGAAAACGCAGAGTATTGTAAAAAGCATTGACGAGATTGCTTTCCAGACGAACCTCCTGGCTCTTAACGCGGCGGTGGAGGCCGCTCGTGCAGGGGAGGCGGGTGCGGGTTTTGCAGTGGTAGCTGATGAGGTGCGTAATCTCGCTATGAGGGCAACTGAGTCGGCGAAAAACACGTCAGGTCTAATCGAGGATATTGTTCGGAAGGTTAAGGAGGGCGAAAAGCTCGTTCAGTTAACAAGCAATGCTTTCACCCATGTGACTGATACATCGAATAAAGTAATGGAGCTGATAAGTGAAATAGCCACAGCATCAAAGGAACAGTCGGAAGGAATTAATCAGATAAATCGTGCACTGGCAGATTTAAACCAAGTAACGCAACAAAACGCGACTAATGCACAAGAGCTGGCACACATCATGTCGATGTTCAGTACTGAGGACAATAAGAGACAATTAAAAGAGAGGCCAGCTTTCATTGCTTTTAAGGAAGCCGCTGTGAAGAAAGAGAGTGCTGAAAAGCTTATACCTCTTACTACTTGA
- a CDS encoding long-chain fatty acid--CoA ligase has protein sequence MSEFVRPWHKHYHPKVPREIVFERLTMPEILRRTAERYPNNPALIFFGTEIRYSELEALVNRFSRALINLGVKKGDKVAMVLPNIPQFTIANYSMFRIGAVTVMNNPLYTLDELTYQFNDSESTTAIMLDNAATLGEKLMERTKVEKIIFCSIADFLPPPLKPNFPVAEIPSVKNVFRFSQLVEAEKDTPVDNNPTWDDLGALLYTGGTTGISKGVMLSHGNISSNVQQFRSWFPECPDGGERMLAIYPFFHAAGWTGIQNTCIYAGWTNILVTRPEPAIILDLIERFKPTLLPGVSTIFVALLNNERFLNMDLSFVKAYLTGAAPMAVETIAALKKVRDVPLINVYGLTEITPMGTATPWGGLEKPETVGVPLPNTDLKIVDLETGEKELPIGETGEICFKGPQVMQGYYKKEDETQLVLKDGWLKTGDVGFLDTDGYLTIVDRKKDVIISGGYNIYPREIDELIMSHPKVLEVCTIGIPDAYKGEVVKVFVVPRPGETLSEEEILAFCREKLAPYKVPLFVEFMDSLPKSSVGKVLRRELRERELKRR, from the coding sequence ATGTCTGAATTCGTAAGACCTTGGCACAAGCATTACCACCCAAAGGTTCCGAGGGAAATCGTTTTTGAACGTTTGACAATGCCGGAAATTCTGAGAAGAACCGCCGAGAGATACCCCAATAACCCAGCCCTGATATTTTTTGGCACGGAAATCAGATACAGCGAACTGGAGGCCCTTGTTAACAGATTCTCCCGTGCACTCATAAATCTCGGTGTAAAAAAGGGAGATAAAGTGGCCATGGTCCTCCCCAATATTCCCCAATTTACCATAGCCAACTACAGCATGTTCCGTATTGGCGCGGTAACGGTCATGAACAATCCCCTATACACACTCGATGAGTTAACCTATCAGTTCAATGACTCGGAATCAACAACCGCCATTATGTTAGACAATGCGGCAACCCTGGGAGAAAAGCTCATGGAACGAACAAAGGTAGAAAAGATCATCTTCTGTTCCATTGCGGATTTCTTACCTCCTCCTTTGAAACCCAATTTCCCCGTGGCTGAGATTCCTTCAGTAAAAAACGTTTTTAGGTTTTCACAACTCGTAGAGGCCGAAAAAGATACCCCGGTTGACAACAACCCGACCTGGGACGATCTTGGGGCATTGCTATACACGGGGGGTACTACTGGTATAAGTAAAGGTGTGATGCTAAGTCACGGAAATATCTCTTCCAATGTGCAGCAGTTCCGGAGCTGGTTTCCCGAGTGCCCGGATGGTGGCGAGAGGATGCTGGCTATATATCCTTTCTTCCACGCCGCCGGTTGGACGGGAATACAGAACACATGTATATACGCTGGTTGGACAAACATCCTAGTTACAAGACCCGAACCAGCAATAATTCTTGACTTAATTGAGAGGTTCAAACCCACTCTCCTTCCCGGTGTATCCACAATCTTCGTAGCACTCCTCAATAACGAGCGTTTTTTGAATATGGACCTTTCCTTTGTGAAAGCGTACCTAACCGGCGCTGCTCCTATGGCTGTGGAAACGATTGCTGCCCTCAAAAAAGTGAGAGATGTTCCCCTGATTAACGTTTACGGACTCACAGAGATAACTCCTATGGGAACAGCAACCCCATGGGGTGGGTTGGAGAAACCGGAAACTGTTGGTGTACCCTTGCCAAATACCGATTTAAAAATTGTGGACTTAGAAACAGGCGAAAAAGAACTTCCCATCGGAGAAACAGGTGAGATCTGCTTTAAAGGACCTCAAGTGATGCAGGGCTACTATAAAAAAGAAGATGAAACACAGCTCGTCCTTAAAGATGGATGGCTTAAGACTGGTGATGTTGGTTTTCTTGACACAGATGGTTATCTGACCATAGTAGATCGCAAAAAAGACGTCATAATATCCGGAGGTTACAACATATATCCCAGGGAGATAGATGAGCTAATCATGTCCCATCCCAAAGTACTTGAGGTCTGCACTATCGGTATACCCGATGCATATAAAGGAGAAGTAGTTAAAGTTTTTGTGGTACCTAGACCCGGTGAAACTTTGAGTGAAGAAGAAATATTAGCGTTTTGCCGGGAGAAACTAGCCCCTTACAAAGTTCCTCTGTTTGTGGAGTTTATGGATTCTCTTCCCAAAAGCTCCGTGGGCAAAGTTCTACGCCGGGAGCTCAGAGAAAGGGAACTTAAACGGAGATAA
- a CDS encoding thiolase family protein, protein MRDVYIVSAVRTPVGRQNGFLRDWTAPELLGAVLREAVRRINLDPALVDDVITGTVYQVGEQGFTLARMGVLAAGFPVSVPGVSVNRQCGSSLTAIQMAYALIASGTMDIVIASGCELMSKYGMFSDLNGTLYNGKPMGNPFGPFYTEQFGIPDQIEAAQMVADAWNITKEECQDFAIASHRKAHEATIKGYFKNEILPMKGLDKEGNEIIRDTDETIRPETNHEILNSLKILPKTKWITAGLSSTITDGSSAVVLMEENKMKELNIEPLARIVANAVAGSDPRLMLTGPIFATPKVLSKAGLKLEDMDIYEINEAFAPIPLAWAKELHADLNRLNVNGGAMALGHPVGNSGCRLMVTAVHELRRRKGKYALISLCTGGGMAPATIIERT, encoded by the coding sequence ATGAGAGACGTTTACATAGTATCTGCAGTCCGTACACCAGTGGGAAGACAGAACGGATTCCTCAGAGACTGGACTGCCCCTGAACTATTAGGAGCAGTCCTCAGAGAAGCAGTGAGGCGCATCAATCTAGACCCAGCCCTTGTGGATGACGTCATAACAGGAACTGTTTACCAGGTGGGAGAACAGGGTTTCACTCTTGCCCGTATGGGTGTTCTAGCAGCGGGTTTTCCTGTATCCGTTCCCGGCGTTTCTGTGAATAGACAATGCGGTAGCAGTCTCACAGCAATTCAAATGGCCTATGCCCTGATAGCCTCAGGAACGATGGACATAGTGATAGCCAGCGGTTGCGAACTCATGTCCAAATACGGAATGTTCTCCGACTTAAATGGTACACTCTACAACGGAAAACCCATGGGGAACCCATTTGGCCCCTTCTACACAGAACAATTCGGGATACCAGATCAAATAGAAGCTGCCCAAATGGTCGCCGACGCCTGGAACATCACCAAGGAAGAGTGTCAGGATTTTGCGATAGCCAGTCACCGCAAAGCCCATGAGGCAACAATAAAGGGATACTTCAAAAATGAGATTCTTCCTATGAAAGGTCTTGACAAAGAGGGAAACGAAATAATCCGGGACACAGACGAAACAATACGCCCAGAAACCAACCATGAGATATTAAACAGCCTAAAGATCTTACCGAAAACAAAATGGATAACAGCAGGTCTTTCCAGCACCATAACGGATGGATCATCCGCAGTGGTTCTTATGGAAGAGAACAAAATGAAGGAACTGAATATAGAACCCCTTGCCCGCATAGTGGCCAATGCCGTTGCAGGGTCAGACCCACGACTCATGCTTACAGGCCCCATTTTCGCAACACCAAAAGTGCTCTCTAAAGCGGGTTTAAAACTTGAAGATATGGACATCTACGAAATAAACGAGGCCTTTGCACCCATTCCTCTTGCCTGGGCAAAAGAACTCCATGCAGATTTGAACCGCCTCAATGTTAACGGAGGTGCAATGGCCCTCGGTCACCCCGTGGGGAATTCTGGCTGCCGTTTGATGGTAACCGCCGTGCACGAACTCAGACGCCGCAAAGGTAAATACGCCCTCATCTCTCTCTGCACAGGAGGTGGTATGGCCCCTGCAACAATAATAGAGAGAACATAA
- a CDS encoding acyl-CoA dehydrogenase family protein encodes MTRKIFQEEHEIFRAAFRKFLDREIKPHIETWEEQGIVPREAWKKMGQNGYLCPWLEEKYGGMGAGFEYSVVIIEEMAYAGCHGLLAGLHSDIIVPYIHSYGTEEQKMKWLPLCTSGDVITAIAMTEPNTGSDLAAIRTTAIREGDSYVINGQKTFISNGLINDLCIVAAKTNPTASPPSKGISLLLVEDGTPGYIKGRKLAKMGLHSQDTAELTFDNCRVSVSNLLGKEGEGFYYMMQKLQQERLVCSIMAQSMAEAMLDMTIQYCKQRTIFGKPISSFQHNTFKIVEMATEIELGRTFVDSLIEDHISGKDIVKKVSMAKAWVCEMANRVAYHCVQLHGGYGYMEEYPICRYARDIRVFPIFAGTTEVMKVIVGRLMGL; translated from the coding sequence ATGACTCGAAAGATCTTCCAAGAGGAACACGAGATATTCAGAGCAGCGTTCAGAAAATTTCTGGATAGGGAAATAAAACCCCACATCGAAACATGGGAAGAACAGGGTATTGTCCCTCGGGAAGCTTGGAAAAAAATGGGTCAAAACGGCTATCTATGTCCTTGGTTAGAGGAGAAATACGGGGGAATGGGCGCGGGATTCGAATATTCCGTAGTGATTATAGAAGAGATGGCCTATGCAGGATGTCATGGCCTGCTCGCAGGTCTCCACAGTGATATCATAGTACCCTACATACACAGTTACGGAACCGAAGAGCAAAAAATGAAGTGGCTCCCCCTATGTACCTCTGGCGATGTAATAACTGCAATTGCTATGACAGAACCAAACACAGGATCGGATCTCGCAGCCATCAGAACAACGGCGATCCGCGAAGGGGATAGCTACGTAATCAACGGACAAAAAACATTTATCTCCAATGGGCTAATAAACGACCTCTGTATTGTTGCTGCAAAAACAAACCCCACGGCCTCCCCCCCATCGAAGGGGATAAGCCTTCTCCTCGTCGAGGACGGAACACCGGGTTATATAAAGGGCAGAAAACTGGCAAAGATGGGGCTCCACAGTCAGGACACGGCAGAATTAACATTCGACAACTGCCGTGTGTCTGTAAGCAACCTTCTCGGCAAAGAAGGGGAAGGTTTTTACTACATGATGCAGAAACTGCAGCAGGAAAGGCTCGTCTGCAGTATTATGGCCCAGTCAATGGCTGAGGCGATGTTGGATATGACAATTCAGTACTGCAAACAGAGGACTATCTTTGGTAAACCTATCAGTTCATTTCAGCACAATACCTTCAAAATTGTGGAAATGGCGACAGAAATAGAACTGGGTAGAACCTTTGTTGACTCCCTCATCGAGGACCACATCTCCGGTAAGGATATTGTAAAAAAGGTATCAATGGCCAAAGCGTGGGTATGCGAAATGGCAAATAGGGTTGCATACCACTGTGTCCAGCTTCATGGTGGTTACGGGTACATGGAAGAGTATCCTATCTGCCGCTATGCGCGGGATATTAGAGTGTTTCCCATCTTCGCCGGAACCACCGAGGTGATGAAAGTTATCGTGGGACGCCTAATGGGACTTTGA